A region from the Salvelinus namaycush isolate Seneca unplaced genomic scaffold, SaNama_1.0 Scaffold422, whole genome shotgun sequence genome encodes:
- the LOC120041246 gene encoding ewing's tumor-associated antigen 1-like produces MPNPRKHDHNTGSNDISEIWSHVSTFSQKRLRTNKSGKSPKLTPKSSSSVRKSPHTRSKDLETPKRRARGRYTGLNNTADSPGDGDILQDIIWDPASPTPARSGEGPSNTRVVEISDIVNRIAPKDAQHVSVDSPLLQWIGDSAVPCTPEVRPPKARKKSTRKSSVEDLMQLARQFDINMHQQDRERKSSEHRNNTINNNRYEEEPKGPTTMSSSAQQVEAELNALFDGPTQRVTGRLSQGSTASTCSQEVKVQVGVSHLTTDDLVKVSEVKPGGGSTSGSSARTGKEDVGQWNATTTVAKDEDFDWEDDDLLNDPIVLEMTQNPEGLKTLSPKPSSSLTLSTDRDNTQLLTDTEKTLPPSSTTSNPISLPSHSVWKGTSTHLQPSNRGGLTGPCPKPKPASRSTFLLEPNLCFQVNMAPTTREAPRLFLTVGEAQPERPGVSAAVGSRGPSRDSAEGVSTATTPTSRGTTAPDSAFKDISEEDLQSLFDSESLWNDDEGDDDELLYQVCDNVERISNSQSEGATATTDATEVRVQESKPKATPTAPLAAAREGSMTMDRAVGGPSSKQSTTCTSGRSNSAPGDRSSTPVHFQRWNIPAKAGNVWVGHHTVMSQSHPGSGEGLDKFTQLRGAPAWGTFGLGSLGVRTFQAGDSKSVMPRTVSARTLTNSNSHHASSFKRHLSDSAAIGNKVFVSSEMTGRCTEEEIERKKQEAIARRRTRETSLKAGGLPL; encoded by the exons ATGCCAAATCCAAGAAAGCATGACCATAACACTGGCTCAAATGACATAAGTGAAATCTGGAGTCATGTTTCCACATTTTCTCAAAAAAGGTTGAGAACAAACAAATCGGGTAAAAGCCCGAAACTGACACCCAAATCTTCATCTTCTGTCAGGAAGTCACCACATACTCGTTCTAAAG ATCTGGAGACGCCCAAACGACGAGCGAGGGGCAGATACACGGGCTTAAACAACACTGCTGATTCACCCGGGGATGGAGATATTTTACAAGACATCATATGGGACCCGGCATCACCTACTCCTGCTAGAAGTG GGGAAGGGCCCAGCAACACCAGAGTTGTTGAGATATCAGACATTGTCAATCGGATCGCCCCTAAG GATGCCCAGCATGTCTCTGTGGATAGTCCTCTGCTCCAGTGGATTGGGGACAGTGCTGTCCCCTGTACCCCAGAGGTACGCCCGCCCAAAGCAAGGAAGAAATCCACTCG gaAAAGCTCAGTGGAGGACTTGATGCAGCTGGCCAGGCAGTTTGACATCAACATGCAccagcaggacagagagaggaagagttcTGAACACAGGAACAATACCATAAACAACAACCGGTACGAGGAGGAACCCAAGGGCCCGACGACAATGTCGTCATCAGCCCAGCAGGTAGAGGCGGAGCTTAACGCTCTGTTCGACGGGCCGACGCAGCGAGTCACCGGACGGCTCAGCCAAGGGTCGACCGCCTCCACCTGTTCTCAGGAGGTCAAGGTTCAAGTTGGGGTCAGCCATCTCACTACCGATGACCTCGTCAAAGTGTCGGAGGTCAAGCCTGGCGGGGGAAGCACGTCTGGTTCATCGGCTCGTACTGGTAAAGAGGATGTAGGACAGTGGAATGCCACGACAACTGTGGCGAAAGACGAGGACTTTGACTGGGAGGATGACGACCTTCTCAATGACCCTATCGTGTTGGAGATGACCCAGAATCCTGAGGGGCTGAAAACGCTGTCCCCCAAACCCAGCAGCTCACTGACtctgagcactgacagagacaacacacagcTGCTAACAGATACAGAAAAGACCCTACCAccctcctctactacctctaatCCTATCAGCCTGCCCTCTCACTCTGTCTGGAAGGGGACAAGCACACACCTTCAACCCTCAAACAGAGGTGGCCTCACTGGGCCATGTCCTAAACCCAAGCCCGCCAGCAGAAGCACTTTCCTGCTGGAGCCCAACCTTTGTTTCCAGGTGAATATGGCTCCGACAACCAGAGAAGCACCCAGACTGTTCCTCACTGTTGGAGAGGCCCAACCTGAGAGGCCCGGCGTGTCTGCAGCCGTGGGGAGTAGGGGCCCCAGTAGAGACTCTGCAGAAGGGGTGAGCACAGCCACAACTCCAACCTCCCGTGGAACCACAGCCCCAGACTCCGCTTTCAAAGACATCTCAGAGGAGGACCTCCAGTCCCTGTTTGACTCTGAGTCGCTGTGGAACGACGACGAAGGTGACGATGACGAGCTGCTGTATCAGGTGTGTGACAACGTGGAGAGGATCTCCAACAGTCAGTCCGAGGGTGCCACCGCAACCACGGATGCCACTGAGGTCCGCGTCCAAGAGAGCAAACCGAAAGCCACTCCAACCGCCCCTCTGGCTGCAGCGAGAGAGGGGTCTATGACTATGGATAGGGCTGTAGGTGGTCCTAGCAGTAAACAGTCAACCACCTGCACGTCTGGCCGCTCCAACTCAGCACCAGGAGATAGGAGTAGCACCCCTGTGCACTTTCAGAGATGGAACATTCCAGCGAAAGCAGGAAATGTTTGGGTCGGACATCATACAGTCATGTCCCAGAGCCATCCAGGCAGCGGGGAGGGTCTGGACAAGTTTACCCAGCTGAGGGGTGCTCCAGCCTGGGGAACATTTGGCCTAGGATCCCTTGGAGTTAGAACCTTCCAAGCGGGGGACTCAAAGTCGGTCATGCCACGGACAGTGTCGGCAAGAACCCTCACAAACTCAAATTCCCATCATGCATCATCGTTCAAGAGACATCTGTCGGACTCGGCCGCCATCGGCAACAAAG TGTTTGTCAGCAGTGAGATGACGGGGAGATGCACGGAGGAGGAGATTGAGAGGAAGAAGCAGGAGGCCATAGCCAGAAGAAGGACCAGGGAAACCTCCCTAAAAGCAGGGGGACTTCCTCTGTGA